A genome region from Pseudoalteromonas tetraodonis includes the following:
- a CDS encoding sterol desaturase family protein, producing the protein MSIEIILLALSPIFLLFVGVEFIKFRRYYDIKDSLANALLALLHQGADAIALLLLMPFFYWLYQFRLFDIELTLFTVLGAFLLQDFLYYWFHRASHHIHWLWAAHVVHHSSTKMNFTTAFRQSLMYPLAGMWLFWLPMILIGFEPVIVFAVVALNLAYQFFVHTQVVKKLGWFEALFNTPSHHRVHHAINNGYLDKNFAGVLIIWDKLFGTYVEEDENKPCKYGIIGQLNSNNPIKITFHQWQYLFKSTYQAKGLQAKLNVLFGYPTSSQSSNK; encoded by the coding sequence ATGAGCATTGAAATTATTTTATTGGCACTGAGCCCTATTTTTTTGCTGTTTGTAGGGGTTGAGTTTATAAAATTTAGACGTTACTACGATATAAAAGACAGCTTAGCCAACGCGTTACTTGCTTTATTACATCAAGGCGCTGATGCCATTGCGTTATTATTATTAATGCCGTTTTTTTATTGGTTGTATCAGTTTCGGCTATTTGATATTGAATTGACGCTATTTACTGTATTAGGCGCTTTTTTACTGCAAGACTTTTTATACTATTGGTTTCATCGTGCATCACATCATATTCATTGGTTATGGGCCGCTCATGTAGTGCATCATAGTTCTACTAAAATGAACTTTACCACGGCATTTAGGCAAAGTTTAATGTATCCGCTGGCGGGAATGTGGCTATTTTGGTTGCCGATGATATTAATAGGCTTTGAGCCTGTGATTGTTTTTGCGGTGGTGGCACTTAATTTGGCTTATCAATTTTTTGTACACACGCAAGTGGTAAAAAAGCTCGGTTGGTTTGAAGCATTATTTAATACCCCATCGCATCATCGGGTGCACCACGCTATAAATAATGGCTACTTAGATAAAAACTTCGCTGGCGTTTTAATTATTTGGGATAAATTATTTGGCACTTATGTAGAAGAGGATGAAAACAAGCCCTGTAAATACGGCATTATTGGTCAATTAAACAGTAATAACCCGATCAAAATCACCTTTCATCAGTGGCAGTATTTATTTAAAAGTACTTACCAAGCTAAAGGGTTACAAGCCAAGTTAAACGTGTTGTTTGGCTACCCAACAAGCTCTCAAAGTAGTAATAAGTAA
- a CDS encoding SRPBCC family protein codes for MIEINVKHSVAATPEQLCILLLAHADLGRFFNAQFEVLTPQDSGEISGGKGTIRQIKMQGTTFKEQIITADNSHISYRILGDKPVAQHRGDIYLKANNAQPSLTEISYHIRCIAPLWLPDFILAFFIKKDVSQALKKIASYFQEKHHEH; via the coding sequence ATGATTGAGATAAACGTTAAACATAGTGTGGCAGCAACGCCTGAACAATTATGCATCTTATTATTAGCGCATGCTGATTTGGGGCGCTTTTTTAATGCGCAGTTTGAAGTGTTAACACCGCAAGACTCGGGTGAAATAAGTGGTGGAAAAGGCACTATTAGACAAATAAAAATGCAAGGTACAACATTTAAAGAGCAAATAATAACGGCCGATAATAGCCACATTAGTTACCGTATTTTAGGGGATAAACCCGTTGCACAGCACCGTGGTGATATTTACTTAAAAGCCAATAATGCTCAGCCATCACTCACCGAGATCAGCTACCATATTCGTTGCATTGCGCCTTTGTGGTTACCCGACTTTATACTGGCTTTTTTTATAAAAAAAGATGTTAGCCAAGCACTTAAAAAAATAGCCAGCTATTTTCAGGAGAAACATCATGAGCATTGA
- a CDS encoding AraC family transcriptional regulator: protein MKTLADHYFSSCLDYLQSTGLDSQEILTAIEFDEYTNKQTQQLAPRISLKSYNALLSYAQQTLNDSLFGFELGKQIRTADFGVLGYLIESSTNLASAITALLSYDSLVANIGRAEFEQQQTLCKVTWLADPQCSPQAVLRNMTAWVSVIRQLLNPQLSPSCVYFTAHFSDSELQQLAQWFNCPVKAGANFNQVEFPSSYLTLPFKTDNSQINAVLKQMSEQQLSQFKSQQLLTEKVNHILMAKYDLQDCSLIRTASALNMTPRTVQRHLKQENTNFAALLEREQKRRLLTYIPHYSLSSIATMLGFNDQSSFNRAFKRWYQCSPRQFIKNNN from the coding sequence ATGAAAACCTTAGCCGATCATTACTTTTCTAGCTGTTTGGATTATCTTCAAAGCACAGGATTAGATAGCCAAGAGATACTAACTGCCATTGAATTTGATGAATATACAAATAAGCAAACACAACAATTAGCGCCTCGTATTAGCTTAAAAAGCTATAATGCGCTGCTTAGTTATGCACAGCAAACGCTAAATGACTCCTTATTCGGGTTTGAATTAGGAAAACAAATACGTACCGCTGATTTTGGTGTACTTGGGTATTTAATTGAATCGAGTACTAATCTAGCCAGTGCCATTACTGCATTACTGAGCTACGACAGTTTAGTGGCTAACATAGGGCGTGCTGAGTTTGAACAGCAACAAACACTTTGCAAGGTAACTTGGTTAGCAGACCCACAGTGCAGTCCACAGGCCGTATTACGAAATATGACCGCGTGGGTAAGTGTTATACGCCAACTGCTTAATCCTCAGCTTTCGCCTAGTTGCGTTTATTTTACAGCACATTTTTCAGACAGTGAGTTACAACAATTAGCGCAATGGTTTAATTGCCCAGTAAAAGCTGGCGCTAACTTTAATCAAGTAGAGTTTCCAAGTAGTTACTTAACCCTTCCTTTTAAAACCGATAACTCCCAGATTAACGCTGTGCTAAAGCAAATGTCAGAGCAACAGCTATCCCAGTTTAAAAGTCAGCAATTATTAACAGAAAAAGTTAATCATATTTTAATGGCTAAATATGATTTGCAGGACTGTTCACTGATCAGAACGGCTAGTGCTTTAAATATGACCCCACGCACAGTGCAACGTCATCTAAAGCAAGAAAACACCAATTTTGCCGCTCTTCTTGAGCGAGAGCAAAAACGCCGTTTGTTAACATATATTCCTCATTATTCGCTAAGCAGTATTGCAACTATGTTGGGGTTTAATGATCAAAGCTCTTTTAATCGCGCCTTTAAGCGCTGGTATCAATGCTCACCTCGTCAATTTATAAAAAACAATAATTAA
- a CDS encoding substrate-binding periplasmic protein: MRLRMMLTVFVLVFYSAACHANPVTFIAEDLPPYHFKNPQGEAQGALVDIAKAVLKGTALTATFEIMPMARMFQQQQANPNAIMLSLLKTPNKNSQFKWLGKVYFADAYLVSLRSHNDEVIHLNFAKEYKVATIRGYSAQAYLEAQGFTESENLVLVSYYQQLWRMLYKNRIDFVVTNTLTLENELKRAGLDPSLITKRIHLDELPSSLHFAASKQLNPQTAKIITDRLNAIKESGEYQQILNKWQLPIPTRL, from the coding sequence ATGCGTTTGCGTATGATGTTAACTGTTTTTGTATTGGTTTTTTATAGTGCGGCCTGTCACGCAAACCCGGTTACCTTCATCGCTGAAGATTTGCCCCCTTATCATTTTAAAAACCCTCAAGGTGAAGCGCAGGGTGCCTTAGTAGATATCGCTAAAGCAGTATTAAAAGGCACGGCTTTAACAGCAACGTTTGAAATAATGCCGATGGCGCGTATGTTTCAACAACAACAAGCCAATCCTAATGCCATCATGCTGTCACTGTTAAAAACACCAAACAAAAACAGCCAGTTTAAGTGGCTGGGAAAAGTGTATTTTGCAGATGCATACCTAGTAAGTTTACGCAGTCATAACGATGAAGTGATTCACTTAAACTTTGCCAAAGAATACAAAGTAGCCACTATTCGCGGTTATTCTGCACAAGCTTATTTAGAAGCTCAAGGCTTTACTGAAAGTGAGAATCTAGTCTTAGTGAGTTACTACCAGCAGCTATGGAGAATGCTGTATAAAAATCGTATCGATTTTGTGGTGACTAACACCCTCACTCTTGAAAACGAGTTAAAGCGAGCAGGGCTCGACCCAAGCTTAATTACTAAGCGTATACACTTAGATGAGCTACCTTCTTCTCTTCACTTTGCAGCAAGTAAGCAGCTTAACCCGCAAACAGCGAAAATTATTACTGATAGATTAAACGCGATAAAAGAAAGCGGTGAATACCAACAAATTTTAAATAAATGGCAACTCCCTATTCCAACGCGTCTTTAG
- a CDS encoding nucleotide triphosphate diphosphatase NUDT15 has product MSQVVRVGVAVIVMHDNKILLGERIGAHGANTWATPGGHLEFGETVEQCAVREVAEETGLTVTNIRKLDFTNDIFSAENKHYITLYVRAKYEGGEPVNKEPNKCLQWRWCDINNLPSPLFTSLKNYLTQGVLPTQY; this is encoded by the coding sequence ATGAGTCAAGTTGTCAGAGTAGGCGTTGCAGTGATAGTAATGCATGATAATAAAATTTTACTCGGTGAGCGAATAGGCGCACATGGTGCAAATACCTGGGCAACCCCTGGGGGGCATTTAGAATTTGGTGAAACGGTTGAGCAATGTGCAGTGCGCGAAGTAGCAGAAGAGACAGGGCTTACTGTTACTAATATTCGTAAACTCGATTTTACCAACGATATATTTAGCGCCGAGAACAAGCACTATATTACTTTATATGTACGGGCAAAGTATGAAGGTGGCGAGCCTGTGAATAAAGAGCCTAACAAATGTTTACAGTGGCGTTGGTGCGATATTAATAACTTACCTTCACCTTTATTTACTTCTTTGAAAAATTACTTAACGCAAGGCGTTTTACCTACTCAATACTAA
- a CDS encoding AMP-binding protein encodes MSGEYKQHYNEFKQNPAAFWLSQSKRLPWYQAPETAYTQDENGLYHWYADGQLNSCFLAVDQHVIAGHGDETALIYDSPVTNTARSYSYFELQQEVAKFAGVMQSLGVTKGDRVVIYMPMIPEAVIGMLACARIGAIHSVVFGGFAAHELAVRIDDAKPKLVLSASCGIEVNTVIEYKELLDNALESASYKVEHCIIYQREKVTAPLMPERDIDWAVAMQTATGVDPVPVNGDHPLYILYTSGTTGTPKGVVRENGGHAVAMHYSMETVYGMKPGDVFWAASDIGWVVGHSYIVYAPLMYRCATILFEGKPVRTPDASAFWRVVEQYKVTALFSAPTAFRAIKKEDPNADGFKQYDTSSLKRLFLAGERLDPPTYDWLKEKTGLPVLDHWWQTETGWAIACNPVGIEHLPTKAGSSTVATPGFDVRILDMNGDECAPNEQGAVVIKLPLPPGCLPTIWQNTERFKAGYLSEYEGYYLSGDGGYIDDDGYLFIMGRTDDVINVAGHRLSTGEMEEIVAAHPAVAECAVFGVNDALKGQNPMAMVVLKNDFHGSHKEVEQQLVRTVRNQIGAIACLKNIMCVERLPKTRSGKILRKNLRQLIDGEELQIPSTIDDPSIFEELTLQLAENKI; translated from the coding sequence ATGTCAGGTGAATACAAACAACATTACAACGAGTTTAAACAAAACCCGGCAGCGTTTTGGTTATCGCAAAGTAAACGCCTCCCTTGGTACCAGGCTCCCGAAACAGCTTACACACAAGATGAAAACGGTTTATATCACTGGTATGCCGACGGCCAACTTAATAGCTGCTTTTTAGCGGTAGATCAGCATGTTATTGCAGGCCATGGTGATGAAACAGCGTTAATTTATGACTCACCCGTAACCAATACCGCGCGCAGCTACAGTTACTTTGAACTGCAACAAGAAGTCGCTAAATTCGCAGGAGTAATGCAGTCTTTAGGCGTAACAAAAGGCGACCGCGTGGTTATTTATATGCCCATGATCCCCGAGGCCGTAATTGGTATGTTAGCCTGCGCCCGCATCGGCGCTATTCATTCGGTCGTATTTGGCGGGTTTGCAGCGCATGAGCTTGCCGTAAGAATTGATGACGCCAAGCCTAAGTTAGTACTCAGTGCCTCTTGCGGTATAGAAGTGAATACCGTAATTGAATACAAAGAGTTACTTGATAACGCGCTCGAATCAGCCTCTTATAAAGTAGAACATTGTATTATTTATCAGCGTGAGAAAGTAACTGCACCACTTATGCCTGAGCGTGATATTGACTGGGCTGTTGCAATGCAAACAGCTACTGGCGTTGATCCTGTTCCGGTAAATGGCGATCACCCGCTTTATATTTTATACACGTCAGGCACAACGGGTACTCCCAAGGGAGTTGTTCGTGAAAATGGCGGCCATGCCGTTGCCATGCATTACAGCATGGAAACCGTATACGGAATGAAACCCGGTGACGTGTTTTGGGCCGCTTCGGATATTGGTTGGGTTGTAGGCCATTCGTACATAGTGTATGCCCCGCTTATGTACCGCTGTGCCACTATTTTATTTGAAGGTAAACCAGTTAGAACCCCAGATGCCAGTGCATTTTGGCGAGTGGTTGAACAGTATAAAGTAACGGCTTTATTTAGCGCACCGACAGCCTTTAGAGCGATAAAAAAAGAAGATCCCAATGCCGATGGGTTTAAACAATACGATACTTCAAGTCTGAAACGCTTGTTTTTAGCAGGCGAGCGCTTAGATCCTCCCACCTACGATTGGCTCAAAGAAAAAACAGGCCTACCTGTGCTTGATCATTGGTGGCAAACCGAAACTGGTTGGGCGATAGCCTGTAATCCTGTCGGCATTGAGCACCTACCTACAAAAGCAGGCAGTTCAACGGTTGCGACTCCTGGGTTTGACGTACGTATTTTAGATATGAATGGTGACGAATGCGCCCCCAATGAACAAGGTGCAGTCGTTATTAAACTGCCTTTACCGCCAGGATGTTTACCCACTATTTGGCAAAATACCGAACGCTTTAAAGCCGGTTATTTAAGTGAATATGAAGGCTATTATCTTTCTGGCGACGGCGGTTATATTGATGATGATGGCTACCTATTTATTATGGGCCGCACCGATGATGTGATTAATGTCGCGGGGCATCGTTTATCAACCGGTGAAATGGAAGAAATTGTAGCCGCTCATCCCGCGGTTGCTGAATGTGCCGTATTTGGTGTTAATGATGCGCTCAAGGGTCAAAACCCCATGGCCATGGTGGTATTAAAAAATGATTTTCATGGCTCGCATAAAGAAGTAGAGCAGCAATTGGTGCGAACCGTGCGTAATCAAATCGGCGCTATTGCGTGTCTTAAAAATATTATGTGTGTAGAGCGCTTACCAAAAACACGCTCAGGTAAAATTTTACGCAAAAACTTACGTCAACTTATTGATGGTGAAGAACTACAAATTCCATCAACCATTGACGATCCGAGTATTTTTGAGGAGTTAACTCTGCAACTTGCTGAAAATAAAATATAA
- a CDS encoding mechanosensitive ion channel family protein, with translation MTEIRSQLREFLLQWFSLYFPGSAHLWYNILVLCWVGLFALILHLILRSVSKRLLKGRFSDKVVQTDTHTPADLALKLTRNISFVLQGAVVVIQARLWVPEGTAFLHIIEMFTDQWIILFALLSLFSMLNIFQAISDRQPIAAHFPLRGFLQTIKLIASVLTGILAISLLMNKSPLILLSGLGALSAVLLLVFKDAILGLVAGIQLSANNMLAVGDWLEMPKYGADGDVIDIALTTVKVRNWDKTITTIPTYALISDSFKNWRGMSESGGRRIKRSIHIEMSSVRFLDEQEITALKKADLLSHYLEITLPVINEQNTTKKIDMSCTLNGRRLTNVGTFRHYLVALLKHHPHIHQGMTLMVRQLEPTKNGLPIEIYAFTNTTNWGEYENIQSDIFDHILAILPAFSLRAHEAPTGNDIRQLIK, from the coding sequence ATGACTGAAATACGATCGCAGCTGCGAGAATTTTTACTGCAATGGTTTAGTCTTTATTTTCCTGGGAGTGCGCATTTATGGTACAACATATTAGTACTGTGCTGGGTTGGCTTATTTGCGCTCATATTGCACCTCATCTTAAGGTCAGTTTCAAAACGACTACTTAAAGGCCGCTTTAGTGATAAAGTTGTTCAAACCGATACCCACACGCCTGCCGACTTAGCGCTTAAATTAACACGTAATATTTCCTTTGTTTTACAAGGTGCTGTGGTTGTTATACAAGCTAGGCTCTGGGTTCCAGAAGGAACGGCTTTTTTACATATCATTGAGATGTTTACTGATCAGTGGATCATTTTATTTGCACTGCTCTCGCTGTTTTCTATGCTCAATATTTTTCAAGCAATATCTGACAGGCAACCCATTGCAGCTCACTTTCCATTACGTGGTTTTTTACAAACAATTAAACTGATCGCCAGCGTATTAACCGGTATTTTAGCGATTTCATTATTAATGAATAAATCCCCGTTAATATTACTCAGTGGTTTAGGTGCGCTATCGGCTGTACTGCTACTGGTGTTTAAAGACGCTATTTTAGGGCTGGTGGCCGGTATTCAGCTTTCAGCAAACAATATGCTTGCGGTTGGTGATTGGTTAGAAATGCCCAAATACGGCGCAGATGGCGATGTGATTGATATAGCCTTGACCACAGTTAAAGTAAGAAATTGGGATAAAACCATTACCACTATTCCAACCTATGCGCTAATTTCTGACTCATTTAAAAACTGGCGCGGTATGTCAGAATCCGGTGGGCGGCGCATAAAACGGAGTATCCATATAGAAATGAGCAGTGTGCGCTTTTTAGATGAGCAAGAAATCACCGCGCTGAAAAAAGCAGATTTATTAAGTCACTACCTCGAAATTACCCTACCGGTTATCAACGAGCAAAATACCACGAAAAAAATAGATATGAGCTGTACGTTAAATGGTCGTCGGCTCACTAATGTTGGCACATTTCGTCATTATTTAGTCGCGTTATTAAAACATCACCCACATATTCATCAGGGAATGACACTGATGGTAAGGCAGCTAGAGCCAACTAAAAATGGCTTACCCATTGAGATTTATGCATTTACCAATACAACTAATTGGGGTGAGTATGAAAATATTCAGTCAGATATATTTGACCATATATTAGCGATATTACCCGCCTTTTCGTTACGTGCCCATGAGGCACCAACAGGGAACGATATTCGTCAACTAATTAAATAG
- a CDS encoding LysR family transcriptional regulator, producing MNGISRLDIKQLRILSALLKLKNVSDVARKMGLTQQAISEQLRKLRDLFDDRLFIRQGNTMVATPKAIALEKPINQILTQVEALLIPKQFIPSSYKGVFTISATDYAIAALLPQLLEITRREAPGLKLIIRDFASDNVNQLISAGELDLLISFPEFIPANLIYDTLFEEQHICIAGKNTVFSSSTLSLAEVAAHPQLVVSASRANLRGSHDQWFADKGYARNIVMSVPGFSFVPDLLCSTDLIAFYPSRLLPNAKVKQLEVELLPPPFKVIAAWHPRSNNSDIHQWLIAQLKRI from the coding sequence ATGAATGGTATATCTCGGCTTGATATAAAACAATTACGAATATTGAGTGCATTACTTAAACTAAAAAATGTGTCGGATGTGGCGCGCAAAATGGGCTTAACCCAGCAGGCTATTAGTGAGCAGCTGCGAAAATTGCGTGACTTATTTGACGATCGGCTTTTTATTCGCCAAGGCAATACAATGGTTGCAACACCTAAAGCAATTGCACTAGAGAAGCCCATTAATCAAATATTAACTCAGGTAGAAGCGTTATTAATACCTAAACAATTTATCCCAAGTAGCTACAAGGGCGTATTTACAATAAGTGCGACTGATTACGCTATAGCAGCTCTTTTGCCACAATTATTAGAAATAACAAGACGCGAAGCGCCAGGATTAAAGCTGATTATTCGTGACTTTGCCTCTGATAATGTTAATCAATTAATAAGTGCAGGAGAGCTGGATTTATTAATTAGTTTTCCTGAATTTATCCCTGCAAACTTAATCTATGACACATTATTTGAAGAACAACATATTTGTATTGCGGGGAAAAACACGGTGTTTTCTTCATCGACGTTGAGCCTTGCTGAAGTGGCCGCACACCCTCAATTAGTGGTTTCAGCGTCACGTGCTAACTTACGAGGCTCTCACGACCAATGGTTTGCTGATAAGGGTTATGCGCGCAATATTGTTATGTCAGTGCCTGGCTTTTCATTTGTCCCCGATTTGCTTTGCAGTACTGACTTAATTGCTTTTTACCCATCGCGTTTACTGCCAAACGCCAAAGTGAAACAGCTTGAAGTTGAATTATTACCACCGCCATTTAAGGTGATTGCAGCGTGGCATCCACGTTCAAATAACAGCGATATTCACCAGTGGTTAATAGCGCAATTAAAACGGATTTAG
- a CDS encoding alkene reductase — protein MSQPSKNIDSLFSSINLGPYTLKNRIVMPPLTRSRSTVPGNIPNEVMATYYAQRASAGFMVTEGTQIEPRGQGYAWTPGIHSNQQIAGWKKVTDAVHAEGGIIFAQLWHVGRVSHTSLQPNEAKPIAPSALIADSVKVFIETGPAQGALADPSEPQALTTDEVKELVGMYAQAARNALEAGFDGVELHCANGYLVNQFISEHTNKRDDEYGGSLTNRLRFLKEIVAAVSDVVGPERLGVRFAPLFSSTDETRVYLGLVESDPHHTYIEAIKVLEQAGIAYLSIAEADWDNAPDLPEQFYQAARAEFSGRIIYAGKYTVEKAVAMLVKGYGDLFAFGRPFIANPDLPARIKNQWPLNEADAATMYGGTEQGYSDYPYYKND, from the coding sequence ATGAGTCAACCAAGTAAAAATATCGACAGTCTATTTTCATCAATCAATTTAGGCCCATACACACTTAAAAACCGTATTGTAATGCCGCCACTTACACGTTCACGTAGCACGGTTCCTGGCAATATCCCCAACGAGGTGATGGCCACATATTATGCACAGCGTGCTAGTGCTGGTTTTATGGTTACCGAAGGCACTCAAATTGAACCAAGAGGACAAGGGTATGCCTGGACACCAGGCATTCATTCTAATCAACAAATAGCTGGTTGGAAAAAAGTAACTGATGCAGTACATGCAGAAGGTGGAATTATTTTTGCTCAACTTTGGCATGTTGGCCGCGTTTCACATACTAGCTTACAGCCTAATGAAGCCAAACCTATTGCCCCCTCAGCTCTAATAGCTGATAGCGTTAAAGTCTTTATTGAAACAGGACCGGCTCAAGGCGCTTTAGCCGATCCAAGTGAACCACAAGCTTTGACAACCGATGAAGTAAAAGAGCTTGTTGGCATGTATGCACAAGCTGCCCGTAATGCGCTAGAAGCGGGGTTTGATGGTGTAGAACTGCATTGTGCTAATGGGTATTTAGTAAATCAGTTTATTTCTGAGCACACCAATAAACGAGATGATGAATACGGCGGATCTCTTACTAATCGCCTGCGCTTTTTAAAAGAAATTGTCGCGGCAGTAAGTGACGTAGTAGGCCCTGAGCGCTTAGGGGTTAGATTTGCGCCCTTATTTAGCAGTACTGATGAAACCCGTGTTTATTTAGGGTTAGTAGAATCAGACCCACACCATACCTACATTGAAGCGATTAAAGTACTTGAACAAGCTGGTATTGCCTACCTTTCAATTGCAGAAGCTGATTGGGACAATGCCCCTGATTTACCAGAGCAATTTTATCAAGCAGCTAGAGCTGAATTTTCTGGGCGTATTATTTACGCTGGTAAGTACACTGTTGAAAAAGCGGTGGCGATGTTAGTTAAAGGCTACGGTGATTTATTTGCTTTTGGTCGCCCTTTTATTGCAAACCCTGATTTACCAGCGCGCATAAAAAATCAATGGCCATTAAATGAAGCCGATGCAGCCACTATGTATGGCGGGACTGAGCAAGGTTACAGTGACTACCCTTACTACAAAAACGATTAA
- a CDS encoding GGDEF domain-containing protein — protein MLKLAGVKSTSLSLLAVCGLFLLLTQFQTQWQSKLSLINNLVYPLLIITAIFATQFNRSRVAILCAFWLLYLCSLEYALPWSSWLKAQSDWVLLCAASLLMLLAVIKDRALLSIHTATRTLLIILCGGAAFAWLALSLHLQGLSLQPSVYTQLLPYLPIALPLSLIGSLLIWQSVRTHNLTQTALLITFIVWCLNQQHVIDFPWSVIAVLMASLYLLAVSTDSYYLAYRDDLTSLPTRRALNQLALSLGRKYTVAMLDIDHFKKFNDTYGHDIGDQVLKLVAAKMSGVKGGGKIYRYGGEEFTVVFPRKTAEQSIPELETLRQNIATYDMVIRNPKRTDKKSRKGKQPSDNKTVNVTVSIGVAQRTAKQSFDEALKNADLALYRAKKKGRNNVSE, from the coding sequence TTGTTAAAATTAGCAGGAGTTAAATCAACTTCTTTGAGTCTTTTAGCCGTGTGTGGATTATTTTTGTTATTAACTCAATTTCAAACCCAATGGCAAAGTAAGCTCTCTCTTATTAATAATCTTGTTTATCCATTACTGATTATTACCGCTATATTTGCCACTCAGTTTAATCGAAGTCGAGTTGCTATTTTGTGCGCGTTTTGGTTACTTTATTTATGTTCACTTGAGTATGCTTTGCCCTGGTCAAGTTGGCTTAAAGCGCAATCTGATTGGGTTTTACTATGCGCTGCAAGTTTATTAATGTTGTTAGCCGTGATAAAAGATCGCGCACTTTTATCAATACACACTGCGACCCGAACCTTATTAATTATTCTATGTGGCGGCGCAGCATTTGCGTGGCTGGCACTGAGTCTGCATTTACAAGGGCTATCATTACAACCTTCTGTTTATACTCAACTGCTTCCTTATTTACCCATAGCTTTACCACTGTCGCTCATTGGCAGCTTACTCATTTGGCAAAGCGTAAGAACACATAACCTGACGCAAACGGCGTTACTCATCACTTTTATTGTGTGGTGCCTTAACCAACAACATGTTATTGATTTTCCTTGGTCTGTCATTGCTGTACTTATGGCTTCTCTGTATTTATTAGCGGTGAGTACCGACTCTTATTATTTAGCTTACAGAGACGATTTAACGAGCTTACCAACGCGCCGCGCACTTAATCAGCTTGCTCTATCATTAGGGCGAAAATACACTGTTGCTATGCTCGATATTGACCACTTTAAAAAATTCAACGACACCTATGGCCATGATATTGGCGACCAAGTACTTAAGCTAGTGGCAGCAAAAATGAGTGGCGTTAAAGGGGGTGGCAAGATTTACCGCTATGGCGGAGAGGAATTTACCGTTGTATTTCCAAGAAAAACAGCTGAGCAGTCAATTCCTGAACTAGAAACACTGCGTCAAAATATTGCAACTTACGACATGGTGATCAGAAACCCAAAACGCACAGATAAAAAATCTCGCAAAGGTAAACAGCCAAGCGACAATAAAACGGTGAACGTGACTGTTTCTATTGGCGTAGCACAAAGAACAGCAAAACAAAGCTTTGACGAGGCTTTAAAAAATGCTGATTTAGCGCTTTATAGAGCTAAAAAGAAAGGCAGAAACAACGTAAGCGAATAA